The proteins below come from a single Parazoarcus communis genomic window:
- the dnaE gene encoding DNA polymerase III subunit alpha, whose amino-acid sequence MSSAHSPRFVHLRLHTEYSITDGIVQIDQAISTAAADGMPALGISDLANLFGMVKFYKGSRGKGIKPIIGADVWIENEVERDKPYRVLLICKNRNGYGQLSELLTRAYLENKHRGRAELRRAWFEDGAASDLLCLSGAMMGDIGQNLVNGNPEIAELLAADWKRLFPGGFYIELQRAGHPGTEAYIRQALVLANKLGLPVVATHPVQFLTREDFKAHEARVCIAQGYVLADKRRPRDFTEEQYLKSQDEMCELFADLPEALENAVEIARRCSLTVQLGKNFLPQFPTPEGMTLDDFLVQEAKDGLERRLAQLYPSPEERERQRQRYEDRLKFETDTIIQMGFPGYFLIVADFIRWGKANGVPVGPGRGSGAGSLVAYSLDITDIDPLEYALLFERFLNPERVSMPDFDIDFCQDNRYRVIEYVRERYGKDAVSQIATFGTMASKAVVRDVGRVLDLPYGLCDRLSKLVPVEGAKPVSLTRAYEMEPQIGDMMKDGNDGESVQELWSLALPLEGLSRNVGMHAGGVLIAPGKLTDFCPLYIADGDDATPVSQFDKDDVEAVGLVKFDFLGLRNLTIIELALQYVERETGKRPDLMSLGFKDPAAYQILKDANTTAIFQVESDGMKKLLKKLAPDRFEDIIAVLALYRPGPLGSGMVDDFILRKKGQQEIDYFHPDLKACLEPTYGVIVYQEQVMQISQIIGGYTLGGADMLRRAMGKKKAEEMAKHRATIADGAKQKGYDPALAEQLFDLMTKFAEYGFNKSHTAAYAVVTYHTAWLKAHYCAAFMAATMSSDLDNTDTVKIFYEDTVANKIEVLPPDVNASDYRFVPVDRKVIRYGLGAVKGVGEPAVRAIIAAREKGAPFRDLFDFCERVDRRLANRRVIEALIRSGAMDTLEGHKGLDRAQLMATVSLAMEAAEQVAANAMQGGLFDMMPEAAGAGVEFVKVRPWTERERLKEEKTAIGFFLSGHPFNAFKGEVRRFVRRTLAQIEPSRDLTMMAGVVMEVRTKVGNRGKMAFVLLDDGTQPREVAVYSEVLDANRGKIVTDEVLVIEGKVSNDEFSGGFRIIADKLLTLGEARSRFARALQLKLNGEVGESGGAAATADRLQTLLTPFRDGGCPVKVRYRNAVAEAELPFGDGWRVRLEESLLESLREWLPPEAVEVVYPN is encoded by the coding sequence ATGAGTTCCGCACATTCCCCCCGTTTCGTTCATCTTCGTCTTCACACCGAATATTCGATCACGGACGGCATCGTCCAGATCGATCAGGCCATTTCGACCGCAGCGGCTGACGGCATGCCTGCGCTTGGCATCTCCGATCTCGCCAACCTGTTCGGGATGGTCAAGTTTTACAAGGGTAGCCGCGGCAAGGGCATCAAGCCGATCATTGGCGCGGATGTCTGGATCGAGAACGAGGTCGAGCGCGACAAGCCGTATCGCGTACTGTTGATCTGCAAGAATCGCAATGGTTATGGGCAGTTGTCCGAACTGCTGACGCGCGCCTACCTGGAGAACAAGCACCGCGGGCGGGCAGAACTGCGCCGCGCGTGGTTTGAGGACGGCGCCGCGAGCGATCTGCTCTGTCTTTCCGGCGCCATGATGGGCGATATCGGCCAGAACCTGGTCAACGGCAATCCCGAGATTGCAGAACTGCTGGCGGCCGACTGGAAGCGGCTATTTCCCGGCGGTTTCTATATCGAACTGCAGCGCGCCGGGCATCCTGGCACCGAAGCCTATATCCGCCAGGCGCTGGTGCTGGCGAACAAGCTCGGTCTGCCGGTGGTGGCGACGCATCCGGTACAGTTCCTCACCCGCGAGGATTTCAAGGCACACGAGGCGCGCGTATGTATCGCGCAGGGCTACGTGTTGGCTGACAAGCGTCGTCCGCGTGACTTTACCGAAGAGCAGTACCTCAAGAGCCAGGACGAGATGTGCGAACTGTTCGCAGATCTCCCCGAGGCACTTGAGAACGCGGTCGAGATCGCGCGCCGCTGCTCGCTGACGGTGCAACTGGGCAAGAACTTCCTGCCGCAGTTCCCGACGCCAGAAGGCATGACGCTGGACGACTTCCTGGTGCAGGAGGCCAAGGACGGGCTGGAACGCCGGCTCGCCCAGTTGTACCCGAGCCCGGAGGAGCGCGAGCGTCAGCGCCAGCGCTACGAGGATCGGCTGAAGTTCGAAACCGACACCATCATCCAGATGGGCTTTCCCGGTTACTTCCTGATCGTTGCCGACTTCATCCGCTGGGGCAAGGCGAACGGCGTGCCAGTGGGGCCGGGGCGAGGTTCCGGTGCCGGTTCGCTGGTGGCCTATTCGCTTGATATTACCGACATCGATCCGCTTGAGTACGCACTGCTGTTCGAGCGCTTCCTCAACCCGGAGCGGGTGTCGATGCCCGACTTCGATATCGACTTCTGCCAGGACAACCGCTATCGCGTGATCGAGTATGTGCGCGAGCGCTATGGCAAGGATGCGGTCAGCCAGATCGCCACCTTCGGCACGATGGCCTCGAAGGCCGTGGTGCGCGACGTGGGGCGCGTGCTGGATCTGCCCTATGGCCTGTGTGACAGGCTGTCCAAGCTGGTGCCGGTTGAAGGCGCGAAGCCGGTTTCACTGACCCGTGCCTACGAGATGGAGCCGCAGATCGGCGACATGATGAAGGACGGCAACGACGGCGAATCAGTGCAGGAGTTGTGGAGCCTGGCGCTGCCGCTCGAGGGCCTGTCGCGTAACGTGGGCATGCACGCCGGCGGCGTGCTGATCGCGCCGGGCAAGCTGACCGATTTCTGTCCGCTCTACATCGCCGATGGTGATGATGCGACCCCGGTGTCGCAGTTCGACAAGGACGACGTAGAAGCCGTAGGCCTGGTGAAGTTCGACTTTCTCGGTCTGCGCAACCTGACGATTATCGAACTTGCGCTGCAGTACGTGGAGCGCGAGACCGGCAAGCGCCCCGACCTGATGAGCCTCGGCTTCAAGGACCCCGCGGCCTACCAGATCCTGAAGGACGCCAATACCACGGCGATCTTCCAGGTCGAATCGGACGGCATGAAGAAGCTGCTCAAGAAGCTCGCGCCCGACCGTTTCGAAGACATCATCGCCGTGCTGGCGCTCTATCGCCCCGGCCCGCTCGGTTCGGGCATGGTGGATGACTTCATCCTGCGAAAGAAAGGCCAGCAGGAGATCGACTACTTCCACCCCGACCTCAAAGCCTGCCTGGAGCCGACCTACGGCGTGATCGTGTACCAGGAACAGGTGATGCAGATCAGCCAGATCATCGGCGGCTACACCCTGGGCGGGGCGGACATGCTGCGCCGGGCGATGGGCAAGAAGAAAGCCGAGGAGATGGCCAAGCACCGCGCCACCATTGCCGACGGTGCGAAGCAGAAGGGCTACGATCCGGCGCTGGCTGAGCAACTGTTCGACCTGATGACCAAGTTCGCGGAGTACGGCTTCAACAAGTCGCACACCGCGGCCTATGCGGTGGTCACCTACCACACGGCATGGTTGAAGGCCCACTACTGCGCGGCCTTCATGGCGGCGACGATGTCGTCCGACCTCGACAACACCGACACGGTGAAGATCTTCTACGAAGACACCGTTGCCAACAAGATCGAGGTGCTGCCGCCCGACGTCAACGCATCCGATTACCGCTTCGTGCCGGTCGATCGCAAGGTGATCCGCTATGGTCTGGGCGCGGTCAAGGGCGTTGGCGAGCCGGCGGTGCGCGCGATCATCGCGGCACGCGAGAAAGGCGCGCCTTTCCGTGACCTGTTTGATTTCTGCGAGCGTGTCGACCGTCGTCTGGCCAACCGCCGGGTGATCGAGGCCCTGATTCGCTCAGGGGCGATGGATACGCTGGAGGGCCACAAGGGGCTCGATCGCGCGCAACTGATGGCGACCGTGTCGCTGGCGATGGAGGCCGCCGAGCAGGTGGCTGCCAATGCGATGCAGGGCGGCCTGTTCGACATGATGCCGGAGGCGGCAGGGGCAGGTGTCGAGTTCGTCAAGGTGCGGCCGTGGACCGAGCGCGAGCGCCTCAAGGAAGAGAAGACCGCGATCGGCTTCTTCCTCTCCGGTCACCCCTTCAATGCCTTCAAGGGCGAAGTGCGCCGCTTCGTGCGCCGTACGCTGGCCCAGATCGAGCCGTCGCGTGACCTGACCATGATGGCCGGTGTGGTGATGGAGGTGCGGACGAAGGTGGGCAACCGCGGCAAGATGGCCTTCGTGCTGCTCGACGACGGCACGCAACCGCGCGAGGTGGCGGTCTATTCCGAAGTGCTCGATGCCAACCGCGGCAAGATCGTCACCGACGAGGTGCTGGTGATCGAGGGCAAGGTCAGCAATGACGAGTTCTCGGGCGGTTTCCGCATCATCGCCGACAAGCTGCTGACACTGGGTGAGGCGCGCAGCCGATTCGCGCGTGCGCTGCAACTGAAGCTCAACGGTGAAGTGGGCGAGAGTGGCGGCGCGGCGGCAACGGCCGACCGTCTGCAGACCTTGCTGACGCCGTTCCGCGATGGTGGCTGCCCGGTCAAGGTGCGTTATCGCAACGCCGTGGCGGAGGCGGAACTGCCTTTTGGCGATGGCTGGCGCGTGCGACTGGAGGAAAGTCTGCTCGAGAGCCTGCGCGAGTGGCTGCCGCCCGAGGCGGTAGAAGTGGTGTATCCGAACTGA